From Bdellovibrio sp. KM01:
TGCTGACTAAAACTCTGCCGGAAGCCCGCGCCAATACGCGCACTCCAGCAGCTGCAGCCGGTAAAGTCTGCGCGTATTCGCCATCAAAAGAGTTTTTAGATAGCTTTAAATCAGCATCTCAAGAAACAGTGATTACCAAACAGCTTTTTGGAACTTCGAAAGTTTCTGACGTCACGACGGTTAACAAATCCTCCCGGTGCAACATTGTATTGATGGCGGTGACAGGTCCCAAAACCGCACGTCTATTACAGATGCTTCCCGTTGAGATTAAGAAGAGCGCTGTTGTGGTTAACTTAGGTTCACCTGGATTGGTTCCCAAAGAACATGGGTATCGCAAGTTAATCCAACTTTACTTCAATCATAAAGATTCGGGAAAAAAGGTTGCAGAACATTTTCTAGAAATTCTAAGTTCCGAATCTGAAAATTTTGCCTGGAATCACTAACGATAGTGAATTTCGACTTCACCTTCTTGGGTGCGTATCTTGCCAAGTTCCATCAAAAGAACACTCATTCGGTCATAGGTATCAATGTTAAGCCCATTCCAAAGTGAAATCTTTGGAATGCGGTCGGGTTTTGCTTCTGGGACAATATATCCTCCGCGCACCTTTACTTGGTACGGGATTTCCTGTTCAGATGTCGCTGGCATATAAGAAATGTCAGCGTTCAAAATTTTGGTAAGGGCTTTTGCGCGAGCATAGGTGCGTCCCGCGCGCATGATATGTCTTTCAATCTTATCAGCAATATCAACCGCTGTAAGTTCAATCAACTCGTCAACTTCGTCTGCGGATAATTCTTGATCAGTCGTTTCAGTTGCTTCGTTTTCATGCTCTTCTTCATCATCCAGCAAGTCGTATTGGCGATTCCACCACAGACCCAAAGCCAACATACTTCGAACTGACTTGAAGATCTCTGGATCAAACGAATTGCGCTCGCAAAACAATTTAAAACCTTCTTCGACCAAGGCTGCATCGATTGGTTCATAAAATACATTGTCATGAAACTTACCATTCACCAGGCATTCTCGAAGATTACGAATAGAATCAAATACAAGGCTGCTTGAAAAAGGGCCGATGTTGAATTCTTCGTTTTGCTCGAAATCGATCTCAGTCATCTCGCGATTAAAAAACACCACATTGCGATGGCCCGCCTTCAGCGAAATATTATATCTGGGATCCCATTTTTTGATTTCATCGGTTTCAAGTAAAGCTGCTTCCAGCGGGCTTCCGCATACCGTCACGCGCAGATCATAAACCTGCGTCAGCATTTCTAGTTTGCGCGAATCGCGATTTTTCTGACCACGGAAGTAACTATTTACACGATCTTTAAGAGAAGTCGCCTTACCGACATACAAGATCTCATCCCATTTGCTGATCATGCGATAAACACCCGGTTGATCTGGCAAGGTCAGACGTTTATCTTTATTCAATGGGTATTCGTATTTGGTCTTTTTTACTTTAGGCGTAACTTTTAGCCACTCTTGCAGCTGTTCCCATGTCTCGATATCAATCTTTAAAAGCTCCGCCACCAAGCTTGTCCAAATCGCTTGAGTAGCAGCTGTTTGTTGTGCAGCTCTTTTTAAATCTTGGGTGGGATAGCCGAAGTATCCAGCCAACCCCTTAATTCCCCGAGTCGGTAAATTAGGGAAAAGTCTTTTTGCGATTTCATGAGTGCAAATAATTTCAAAAGGAAACTCTTTGCCGAATTGTGCGTATTGATGGGTTAAGAATGGCTTTTCAAACTGGGCAAAATGAATAACACAATGATGATTTGCAAACTTTTCTTCTAAGGCAGAAAACACAGCGTCTGCAGGAATTGCCCCTTCCATATCGTCATTGAAAATCCCTGTGATCATTTGAATGCGATAAGGAATTTTTTCGTCATTCGGAAGTTTAATCAGACTGGCTTCCGTGCTGCCATCGGCAGAGGTCCACGCCACTTCTAATATAGCAGCACCACTTTCGGGTTTTGCTCCCGTGGTCTGCAGATCAAAAAAGAACAGTGGCAATTCAGTTAACTTCACGCTTCGACTTTACCCTCAGAAAATTCAAGGCTCTTCCAGAAATCCGTCACATCAGAAATGATTTTTCCAGAGACTAATTCCTGGGCGCCCTGCTCAAACCAGCCCTGGGGCATGGTTTCCGAGTACGTTGTCTCTAAAAATCTGGAATCCATCAAGACGATAATTCCCTTGTCATTTTCAGAGCGAATTACGCGGCCCGCGGATTGAATTGTCTTCGCCATGGCGGGATAGACATACGTGTAATTAAACGCCT
This genomic window contains:
- a CDS encoding exonuclease domain-containing protein, with the translated sequence MKLTELPLFFFDLQTTGAKPESGAAILEVAWTSADGSTEASLIKLPNDEKIPYRIQMITGIFNDDMEGAIPADAVFSALEEKFANHHCVIHFAQFEKPFLTHQYAQFGKEFPFEIICTHEIAKRLFPNLPTRGIKGLAGYFGYPTQDLKRAAQQTAATQAIWTSLVAELLKIDIETWEQLQEWLKVTPKVKKTKYEYPLNKDKRLTLPDQPGVYRMISKWDEILYVGKATSLKDRVNSYFRGQKNRDSRKLEMLTQVYDLRVTVCGSPLEAALLETDEIKKWDPRYNISLKAGHRNVVFFNREMTEIDFEQNEEFNIGPFSSSLVFDSIRNLRECLVNGKFHDNVFYEPIDAALVEEGFKLFCERNSFDPEIFKSVRSMLALGLWWNRQYDLLDDEEEHENEATETTDQELSADEVDELIELTAVDIADKIERHIMRAGRTYARAKALTKILNADISYMPATSEQEIPYQVKVRGGYIVPEAKPDRIPKISLWNGLNIDTYDRMSVLLMELGKIRTQEGEVEIHYR